The genomic window ACCGTTATGAACCGCCGAAGCGAAATCGCCCTCCTTATTTCTTTGGGTGCTTCGAAACAAGAGGTTAAAAAAATCTTTTTGATTCTCGGAATCGTGATTGGAATTTTAGGGATTGCTACTGGGGCACTTTTAGGCTTTATAGGGATATGGATATTAGGAACTTTTGATATTATCTCTCTTCCTGCCGATGTCTATCCCACTTCAACACTTCCGCTTGATTTAAAGGTAAGCGATTTTTTCTCTATTATTAGCGGTGCTTTCGTTATTGTATTGCTCTCTGCATGGTATCCAGCTAAAAAAGCTTCTGAAGTGGACGTTTTAACCGTTTTACGGAATGAGTAGAATTGTCACCCTCTCCGTCATTCCGTGCCACGACACGGAATCTATCCCCCCACTTTTATCCCTACTAAAGCCAAAAATAACTATTATAATTTAACAAATAAAAATAGATGGTAATTTTGAAAAATATCTCCCGTTATTCCCAATATGATTAGGAATCCAGTTATACAAAATAGTAAAAAATCTAAAAGAAAAGTAGCTTAAATGGAGCAAATAACCATAGGGATGAATACCCGCGAAGCAAGTTTTGATTGTGGGAAAACAACCAGCAAAGTTGTGAAGATTAGTTATAGGAATCACCCCTATATTCTATATCTTGACCCCTATATCTATATCTCTTAGGTATGCATTCGCAACAAGGACGTTGGAAACGAGGAAAAAAACAGCAGTAGATCATGTAAATGATTTTTTTGATGGATTTATTGATATTGACAATAAAAAGTTTGTCGAAATCGATACCAAAAATGTCAAATGCGAGCTTAACGAAGACAGCGATTAAAAAAGGAGAAAACAATGGATAAAACAGTAATGGCAAGCATATTATTATTTATGTCTCTTGCTGCCTATGGCAACGAGGCAGAAAAATATCATGGGATGGTTTTTTCAGACTGGGAATCACCAACTGAATATAAATATCTTGGTGGAGGATGTATTGGCAGAGAGATGGGTTTGTCTGAGGCTAATAATTGTGCATTTAGTATATCAGATGCGGAAATAACTACTAGGGCAACTAAAAAAATTAAGGTATTGTTTCTACAAAGCAATACTGGTGAAAAGAAGACAGTAACTTCCCCTTTTAACGGGAAATTGACCGATTCCCCTATTTGGAAAATCGAAGACAGTATTGAGCTGTCTCCAAAAGAAGAGCATCTTGATACCGAACTATGCGTTTCATCCGAATATCCGAATACAAAAATAGTCTGTTCAGGCAAATGGAACTGGCGTAAAAAGCCATCGGGATGGGGCTATATGAAACCCATCAAAAAAGCATGGCGTATTGATATTGACAATAAAAAGTTTATCGAAATCGATACTAAAAATGTCAAATGTGAACTTAACGAAGATCGAAATTAAAAAGAGGAGAATACAATGAATAAAAACTGTCAAGAAAGTGTCAAGAGACTCCTCATGACAAATTGACACCTTTCTCCTAATATTTGAACATCAAATATAGGAGGCAGGTTATGAAATACCTCGCATTTGCATTTCTCTTCTCTACGTCGCTGATGGCGGCATCACCCGAAGTGGTTCAGTATATGAATGAACTTTCCAAAACGGCGAAAGTCGAAAATAGCTCTTTTAACGGATTTGATGCTGCTAGAGGTAAAGATATTTTTACTTCGACCCATACGGGTAAACAAGGCAAGCCGATGGCATGTACCAGTTGTCATACTACTAATCTTACCAATTCAGGAAAAAATGCCTTGACTGGCAAGGTGATCGATCCACTCTCTCCGCGTACCAATCCACAGCGTCTTACCAGTACCAAAGATGTTACCAAATGGTTGAAACGTAATTTTATGGATGTTTATGCCCGTGAAGGCACTGCACAAGAAAAAGGTGATGTCCTCACCTATATCATGAAAAACTAATCTAAAGGAAAAACAATGAAAACGCTATTAAACCTCTCACTAGCTGCAATGATTTTAACAGGTGGAGCATTTTTGTATGCTGACGATGAACGTGAAGAGCATGAGCATCATCGCTCTAGTATGGTTGCACAGCCGGTAACGCCACAGGAAAAATCAACGGTTGCGTTGTACACCAAAGAGTGTGGAGCATGTCACATGGCGTATCAACCACAATTTTTACCGAAACGCTCGTGGGAAAAAACTATGAAGATGTTGGATAACCATTTCGGCAGTGATGCTACACTTGATCCACAGGATCACAAAACCATCCAAAATTATTTAGTTTCACATGCCTCAAAAAATGATCAAATGAGCGATATAAAAGGCAATATTGCCCTCCGTATCTCAGAAACTCCCTATTTTATTCGTGAACATCGTGAAGTATCTAAAAAAATGGTAACACAACCTGCAGTAAAAAGTTTCGCGAACTGTAATGCATGTCATACCCAAGCGACAAACGGCAGCTATCGTGAACGTGAAGTTCGTATTCCAAATTATGCACACTGGGAAGAATAATTCTGTCTTATCTAGTGCCATAGCGGCAAGCATAGCTGAAGGGATTATTTCCTTTGGCGTTCTAAAATCGTAGGAGATTATTATGAAACGGGTATATGTCTGGACACTTCCAACACGGTTATTTCACTGGCTGTTTGTATCGCTGATAGTGGGGAGTTGGATTGCTTCAGAGGAAAATAGATGGCTCTCGCCACACGTGGCGATGGGGTATGCAGTCGGCGTATTGGTAGTATTTCGTATCGTTTGGGGGATTATGGGTCCTCAGTATTCCCGTTTCGGTGATTTTAATCTTCGAGTAGGTCCATTAAAAGAGTATCTTTTAAGCATCTTACATCCGACACGACATTACATCGGACACAATCCGGCAGCAAGTTTTGTGATGGTTGCTATGTTGATAACGGTTGTTCTTGTGGTACTGAGTGGAATGCTCACCTATGGAATTCAAGAAAATCGCGGTCTATTAGCATTTTTACATGATGATTATTTTCACAACATGAAAGTATTTAAAGAGGTACACGAATTTTTCGTCAATCTCTTATTAGTTTTAATCGCCTCGCATGTTGGTGGCGTGTTGGTCGATAGATTTTTGCACAAAGCAGACGGTACGCTCACTTCTATTATCGATGGACATAAAAATATGGAAGGAGAAGATGCCGTTTTGTCATTGTTACAAAAAATAATAGCGACATTGGGTATTGGCGGAGCAATAGCACTGCTTATTTATGCCCTGAGTGTACAAAATAACCCAATAACTGTAGGATATAACAAAAAGATAGATTACGCCAATGAGAACCCTGTTTTTGTCAAAGAGTGTGGGTCATGCCATACTTTGTATCCCCCGGCGCTTCTTCCTAAAGAGTCTTGGAAAAAACTCATGGGAGATTTGCCGAACCATTTCGGCGATGATGCGTCATTAGAGCCGAGTGATCATCAAACAATCTTAGCGTATCTTTTGGAACATTCAGCAGAAACATCAACTCAGGAGATGTCCGTTAAAATGATGAAGTCACTTGATAAACCTGATATCATAGCTATTACACAAACACCGTTTTGGAAACGGACACACAGAGAGATACCAGAGGATATTTTCAAGAGCGATAAAGTAAAAAGCCGTGCGAATTGTAAAGCCTGCCATAGTGATGTAGAGCAGGGTACAATCGAAGATAACGCGATAAAAGCACTCTAAAGAGAGGTTATGATGAAATGGATTATTGTTTTAGTGATGGTGATTTCACTCTCTGCCTTTGGCGATGACGACCACCATTTTCCGATGGATTTACACGATTTAGGATTGACAAAGCAGCAGCACCATACCGTCGAAGAGGCAATGAAAGAGTATCAATACTCAAATCGTCGTTACCATCAACAAAAAGAGAAAACTCAAGAAGAGCTTAATGCTCTCTTTTTAAGTCCCTCATTTGATGCAGAAGCTTTTCGAACCAAAAATTTAGAGATGGAGAAAGCTTCGATAAATATCCGTATCCGATTGTTTGAACGGCTTCACGCTATTTTTACACCTGAGCAAAAACGGCGTTTTACTAATCATTTAGAGGAGTGGGACAGTGAGTAAAAAAGTACTTTTGATCGAAGATGATCTTCCTCTTCAAGAGTTGATTAGCTCATTTTTAAAATCGTATGGTTTTGAAACACACGGATATGATGATCCAAAAAAAGCACTTGAGTGCTTATTGGAAAAAAAAGAATCATTTGACATCGTTGTTTTAGATCTTATGCTCCCCGGAATGGATGGATTTGATGTTGCCAAGTTGATTAAAAACCACCTCGACATCCCAATCATCATCTCCTCCGCACGAACCGATATCGGTAATAAAATCTACGGCTACGATTTGGGTGCCGATGATTATCTTGATAAGCCGTATGAACCACGTGAACTTGTTCTTCGGATAGAGGCTGTATTGCGTCGTTATGGACGCAAAGATGGGCTGGTTGTATCCGATTTTACGATAGATGAATCGGCTAAATCGGTCATGATAGAGGGATACCCGATTGAATTAACACGAGTAGAGTTCGATATATTTTTACTTTTGGTAAAAAATCGAGGTAAAAATCTTTCACGCGATCAGATTATAGGCTCATTGGGACTCTCCGATGAGACCAAACACCGTACCATCGATACCCATATCAGCAACATACGCCTCAAAATCGGTGATGATGCCAAAGAATCCCGCTACATCAAATCGGTGTGGGGAATCGGTTATAAGTTTACGGGATAAATGATGTCAATTTTTACCAAAATCACTGTTTTGTTTCTCATCAGTTTGACACTTATGGTTGGTATCGGATATAAAATCGATACCATCAATACTGAAAAATACGAATCAATTGTTCAGCAAAAATATCTCCTTGACGGACGTAAAATATTTGGATGGATGAGTACATCGAGCGCAGATGAGCTCAAAGATAAATTTAGGACACTAAATCTTGTCACAATAGCACCTATGCCATCAAGTCAGATTATTATGAGCCAATCTCATACTTTTGGTGTGTTTGAGATTTTAAAAGATAAAGAGATAGGGTATATCCTCCATATTCGCTATTTTGATGACAATATTTATCTATTGGATACAACACTCAAAGAGGGATTGAGAGAGGGGTGGATACTCAATGCTTTGGTGGCAGCCGATATTGTTGTTTTAGCCATCATTTTTATGGTTATATTGCGGATGTTAGCCCCTTTGCGCTCATTGACTGGGAGTATGCGTCGATTTGCACACGGTGAGTATCATAGCCGTAGTAACCTAAACTCGCATGATGAAATAGGGGAAGTGGCACGGAGTTACAATGAGATGGCTCAAACCATCGAAAACATGATTCGATCTCGCGAAGAGCTGCTGCGTGATGTCGGACATGAGTTGCGTACACCCATTGCACGAGGAATGTTTGCATTAGAAGAGCTCAACGATTCGAGTGCACGAGAGACGTTGAAACATTCGTTTAAAGAGTTGGATCAATTAACGCAGGAACTTTTAGAGATAGAAAAACTCCAAGCGACCGATACAATCAAATCAGAAAGTTTTAGTGCTGAAACACTGGTAGTAGAAGCGCTTTCAAAACTCTTTCTATCGGATGAATCCAATATATTAGTTAATATTAAAGATAATTTTACCCTTAATGGGGATTTGCAGTATCTTTCGTTGGCACTAAAAAATCTCCTTGATAATGCACTGAAGTATAGCGATCAACTTCCGATTCGATTAGAGGTTGTCACGAATAGGATTAGCGTTTTTAATCATGGAAAAGCGCTGGAAAAAGAGTTTAGCCATTTATTAACCCCTTTTACCCGTGAGGAGGGGTCACGCACAACCCAAGGATTTGGTTTAGGACTCAATATCGTTAGTAAAATCATTGCGAAACACCATTTTGCGCTGACATACGATTATAATAGTGGAGAACATTGTCTCTCTATTATTGTAAAATAAAAAATTAAATTGAAAAGAGTACTATGACACCACTTATGGCTATGTTTATCCCCGCCCTTGTTGCCTCATTAGGAGGTTTGTTAGCCGTCTATTGGAGCCCGTCACACCAAACGCGTAGTTTGATTCAACATTTTGCGGCGGGAGTTGTTTTAGCAGCGTTAGCTGTGGAAGTTTTACCTGAAATCGGTCGTGAACACGCTCCTGCATGGATCCTTATAGCCTCATTCACTTTTGGTGGATTAATGATGTATATCATGAAACTGTGGAGTATGCGTTTAGAAGAGAAGACGGAGCATTTGGGAGATAATGCTTTTAACTATGGATTGATTGCGGCTACGTTTATCGATGTAGCGGTGGATGGTTTTATCATCGGTGCAGGATTCGCCGCCGGAGGAAATACAGGTCTAATTTTAGCACTTGGGTTATCGGTGGAATTACTCTTTTTAGGGCTCTCTCTTGTCTCTAATACTATCAAAGGGTGGCGTGTTGTTTTTATGAGCGTTGCATTAGCAGGAGTAGTTTTAACCTGTACTCTCTTAGGAAATTATCTACTATCAGGGGCATCATCAAGCCTCATTAGTGGTATCTTAGCTTTTGGTGTAGCGGCATTGCTTTATCTCGTGACCGATGAGCTGTTGGTAGAAGCGCATACGATAGAGGAAAAACCCTCATCGACACTTTGGCTCTTCTCAGGATTTTTAGTATTTTGGAGTATTCAGCTTTTTAGCGGGGTATAAGTGAGTAGTTTATTTCTTCTTCTCATCGGGTATCATCCATAAAAACGGATAGGTAATGGTCCGTTTTAGGATATTAAACGGTGCACTTACAATTTCTTTGGCGATACCTGTTTCAACGATTGGGTCACTGAGTTTCCCTTTTAAGTTGAGAGTGGTGCTGATAGAACCGTCATCTCCGAGCAAAATATACCCAACCACTGGGACTTTACCTAATGCTGAACCCAAATCAGATTTCAGGGTTAGTGTGCCATTTAACGTATCATCTTTTATGTTGGCTTCTCCTGATCCATCTATTTTGAGTTCAGGGGAGTTGAGAACATAGTTATCAATATTAAAAATATGATTTTGATAGGTAAAATGGGCATAAGTATCTTTGACACGTAGCCCTTTAGTGCTGTAGTTTGGTAGTGAAAAGGTGGTTAATGAGGGGATTGTATTAATAAAAGATAGGACATTGTTGAGCACTTTATACTCTTTTAGGATAACATCATCTATCCGCATTATTCCCTCAAATTTATCTGTTTTTCCGGAGAGTTTAAAAGATAAATTTCCCCCGTCAAAATCACTAAAGGCAAAAATATTTTCCATAAAATGGTCACCGAAATTAGCCCCTTCAGCATAAAAGAGTGAATCTTTCATGGTGATATCGGCTCCACCGATGCCATGCGTTATACGAGCATCAAGTTCATTATTGCTATTGAGTGTTGCATCGATAGTATCGATTAAAATTTTTCGATTTTCCATCAGATAGAGGTAAAGATTATTACCGTTAAGATGAATGGCTTTAGAGCTCGTACCTGAGATTTTATTACTTCCGCTTTTACGATCTGAAAGCCATCGTAAAAGTTCACGTCCATTGATTCCCATGTTGTTCGCACGGATATGAAGCGTATCATCATTCATAATAGTAACTCTGTCGTTGAGACGGATAGTGGTTTTGTCGTTAAAAAAAGATCCTCCGAAACGGTAAGTAGAGAGCGACTTACCATTAACCATCATAAGAGAATAGGGGTACTCTACCACACCGTCAAATGTAAGCCGTTTGGTTGTGGGGGAATATACCAATATGATTTTGCCATTATTGATATCATAGTAAGAGAGGAGAGGGGAGTTTTTACTTAAAAACGAGATATCGGCAATCTCTATATTCCAGCCAAGATTATTATTACTAACATCGATTCCTAATGTTTTCGAGTGGAATTTTAACTCCTCTTTTGAAGCATCGATAAGTAAATTTTGGGGGTGAGAAGTATCGATATAACGGCTAATATTGGGATTTATAGCCTCTATATTGGAAAGCTGTAATGTTCCTTGTTCTGTTTTTGTTGAATATTCTCCTTGCAATATCCCTTTAAATTGGTCTTTGAGAAGAATATTTATATTATTAAATATAAAAGATGAGTCTTTATAAAGTACACTAGATGGGGAGAATGAAATAGCCTGTCCGCCAATCTCCCAAAGTGAAGATGAGGGTGTGCTCAGCACTATATCGTTTGATTGAGGATTGATATGGATTACACTCTCTTTTGAGAGTAAAGAGAGGTTATTGATGTTTAACGTATCAAGATGCAGTGCGAGAGAATAGCTATCGGTAGATATTGTTCCCGAAAGATATCCAGAACATTTATCCGGAATAGTCAAAGGGAGTTTGGAGATTAGCATCTCTCCTTTTTTATAATCGATCGGTATCAGTAGCGAATCAGAATGGAGTTTTTCACCATAAAGGCTCCACTCAGCAGATGATATCTCTACTGTATCTTGTATAGGACGGATTAAATAGGTAATTTTGGGAGGGTTAGATGATGTTAGGAGGGATAGGTGGCTTGAATTTCCGCTTGGAGCACAAAAGTAGGGGAGAACAATAACCTCTCCATCCCCTTTTGATCCATCAAAATTCCCATTCACTTTTGCATTGGCGATATTTTTATAATGAACGTCAAATCCATGAAATTCAACTTTTGAATTATCGAGAAAAACACTTCCCCCTGTTGTTTTAAAAAGAAATCCTTCCATCTCTATTTCCGATGGTGATGGGGTAAATCGACCTTTTGCCGTAATGGAAATATCGTGAAGATTGATAGAAAGGTTGAGATCAACGTCAGCGACTCCGCTATTTTGACGTAGAGGGATTTTAATATCATAATGATTTAATAAAAAGAGGATATCGTTATTCAATTGACCTTGAGTAGAGCGTATAAAGGCGTTAAGCATTGTGTGAGGAGTAGTAAAGTCAATGTACAAATGACTCTTTTGCGCAGGGAGGGTATAAAACGTACCGTTATTGGGAACAATGTGCAGTTTCCCTTTTTGAAAATAGATATCAGCACTCGGTGCTTTAATCGGGGAAATTTTGGGATCAAATGTATACTGTACATCCAATGCCGTTGCATGAATATTTAAGCTTGTCACTATGGCTTCGGGTTTATCATAGATAAATTCCCCTTCACATGTACGTAAAAATGCAGTTTTAAACTGAGTATTATCAACAATCCAAGGTCGAATGTCCGGATCAACACCGATAAAATCGGTCAGGGTTGCAATCTGGGTAAAAGCCCCATTGGATTCTAATTTTATAGTCAGTTTAGTAGTGTTTCCGGCAATGTATCCATGAAGCATTGGGGTGTTCGGAAGAGATAAGTTGGATTCAAATGAAAAAGTTTGTTCCGCTATGTTTACTCTAAAATAACCATCCATTTTATGATGTGCAGAAGAGGGGGATAGAAAGGTCAAATTAAGTGATTCAGGGCTCAAACGAAAATGACCGTCTAATCTATTATTTCCATTGTTAAAACTGATTTGCCCCTCTTGATTTCGAAAATAATGGAGGGAGAGAGATGTTCCGTGGTAAACAATGTTTTGAATATCGACAGAGGCAATCCATTGTTCTGCGTATTTTATTGCCTTGGGGAGATACTTGAGAGGTTGTAAATCGAGAGGCTCATTAGTAGACTGTAAATCATTTAAATTGATAAGTGATGCTTGAATATGAAGTCTGTTATCCCATTTTAGGTATACTCTTTCTAATTTTATATCCCCTAATTTGAGATGAGAAATGGTAAAACCTTCAACTAAAGCAACAAAACCGAAAAATAGTGTTAAAAAAAGTAAACCGAAAAAAAGAAGCACTCTAAAGTGGATTTTAGCAATCATTTTTGTGATAAGTTTATCGTTCATTGCCTACCTATTGTCACCTATCACATCACCGAAAATCGTTTATATTCCACAAGGATCAGTCTTTAAAAGTATAGCACATCTCCGTGAGGAAGGGGTTAACCTTTATAAATTTGATGCTCTAATATTACGTCTTATCGGACAACCACAACAAGGTTGGATCAATTTAGAAAAAGAGAATCTTTCACGCATAGAGTATCTCTACCGTCTCACAACAGCTAAAGCCGCCACCCGATCAGTTACCCTTATTCCGGGTGAAACAACAACAGTATTTTTAGATCAGCTTGCCAATGAACTCGGATTGGATGTCGATAAATTACAAGATGCCTATGGTCGTGCTACTACGATCAAAGAGGGGATGTTTGTCCCAGAAACCTATAATATCCCTCAAGATATTAATGAAGAGGATGTAGTCCATTTCCTTCTTCAGCAATCATTAGAGAGTTCCAAAGCACTCTCTATCAACTATATGGGGAGTTACAACGAGGCTAAATGGTTACATATTGTAACACTTGCGTCGGTAATTCAAAAAGAAGCAGCATCTATAGAGGATATGCCGATGGTAAGCTCGGTTATCCAAAATCGCCTTGCTAAAAAGATGAAATTGCAGATGGATGGGACATTAAATTACGGTGAATACTCTCATCAAAAGGTAACAGCACGTCGAATTCGAACCGATGAAAGTAGCTACAATACCTATAAAAACGGTGGTTTGCCTGAATTTCCGGTCTGTAATGTAAGCAAAGAAGCATTGAAGGCAGCACTCCACCCTAAACACACCGATTATCTCTATTTTGTACGTGGGAAGAATGGGGAGCATGTTTACAGTAGTTACTTTTCTACACACCACCAAAACATAGTAAATGCTACAAAATGAAACACTATAAAGAGTTTTTTATCTTTTCGGTAGGCTAATCAATCAATATCGTGACCTAGGATGTTATGATGCTTACTATAAAAAAAATGACAGGAGAACCTGATGGCAAAAATCATTTGGTCAGTAATTGATGAAGCACCGGCACTAGCGACTTATTCGCTACTTCCAATCGTAAATGCATTCACACAAGCCGCAGGCGTAGAAGTTGTTACAAGTGATATTTCACTTGCAGGTCGCGTTATCGCTACATTTCCGGAGCGTATGAGTGATGCTCAACGTATCCCTGATAATCTTGCACAATTGGGTGTTGTTGCAACAGAGCCAGATGGTAACATCATTAAGCTCCCAAATATCTCTGCTTCTATTCCACAATTGAAAGCGTGTATTGAAGAGCTTCAATCTCAAGGGTATGATTTGCCTTCGTATCCGGAAGAGCCACAAACTGATGAAGAAAAAGAGATTTTTGCACGTTACGCAACCTGTCTTGGTTCAGCGGTTAATCCGGTTCTTCGTGAGGGTAACTCTGATCGTCGTGCGGCGGTTGCGGTTAAAAACTTCGCTAAGAAAAACCCACACAAACTACGTGCTTGGGATCCTGATTCAAAAACTCGTGTTGCTCACATGGATAGCAATGACTTTTACGGTAATGAACAATCTATTACTAAAAAAGGTGATGGCAAGGTAGTTATCGCACTAAACGGTAAAACACTTAAAGAGATTAATGCTGTCGATAGCGAAGTTCTTGATGGTACTTTTTTAAGCGCAAAAGCGTTACGTTCATTTTACGCGGAATCGATTGCGGAAGCAAAAGAGAAAAACATCCTTTGGTCTATTCACCTCAAAGCAACCATGATGAAAGTATCGGATCCGATCATGTTCGGTCATGCGGTATCGGTGTTCTTTAAAGATGTATTTGAAAAATACGGTTCTGAACTCAAAGAGATCGGTGTTAACCCAAATCTTGGACTTGGTGATTTGTACAAAAAATTAGCAAAATTACCAGCCGATAAAAAAGCGGAGATTGAAGCGGCTATTATGGCAGTTTATCCAACTCAACCAGCTATGGCGATGGTGGATTCAGATAAAGGGATTACCAACCTTCACGCATCTAACGACGTGATTATCGATGCATCACTTCCTGTCGTGGTACGTGATGGCGGTAAAATGTGGAATCCAGCGGGTAAAGTAGAACAATGTGTAGTAACGATTCCAGACCGTTGTTACGCAACTATGTACTCTGAAATTATCGAAGACTGTAAAGCAAATGGTCAATTTGACGTTACTACAATGGGTTCGGTATCAAATGTCGGTTTGATGGCTCAAAAAGCTGAAGAGTATGGCTCACATCCAACAACGTTTGAATTAGCAGAAGATGGTGTTGTAACAGTTGCTGATGATAGCGGTGTATTGATGACATTTAACGTAGAGAAAGGTGATATCTGGCGTATGTCGAGAGCTAAAGATGTTCCGATTAAAGACTGGGTACGTCTTGCGGTTGAGCGTGCAGAGATCGAAAATGTTCCGGTTGTTTTTTGGTTGGATGAAAACCGTGCACACGATGCAGAGATTATCAAAAAAGTGAATGCATACCTTCCTGAATTCAACAAATCAGGGATTGAGTATCACATTTTAGCACCAGAAAAAGCGATGTCGTTTTCACTCAAACGTGTACGTGCGGGTCAAAACACTATTTCGGCAACGGGTAACGTTTTACGTGACTATTTGACTGACTTGTTCCCAATCCTTGAGCTTGGAACATCGGCTAAAATGCTCTCAATCGTTCCGTTGCTTGCTGGTGGTGGATTGTTTGAGACAGGTGCGGGCGGTTCTGCACCGAAACACGTTGAGCAATTCGTTAACGAGGGTCACCTTCGTTGGGATTCATTGGGTGAGTTCTTGGCGCTTGCTGAGTCACTACGCCATATCAATAAAACAAAAAATGATGTTAAATTGAGCGCATTGACAGCCGCTTTGGACGAAGCGAATGCAGCCTATTTGGATAATTCAAAAGAGCCATCACGTAAAGCAGGAGAACCTGATAACAAAGCGAGTCATTTCTTCTTGGCACAATATTGGGCAAAAGCGTTAGCGGAGCAAACAGTAGATTCTGAACTTGCTGAAAAATTTGCCAATGTTGCTAAGACTTTGGTTGAAAATGAAGCTAAAATCATGGAAGAACTTCTTTCAGTTGAAGGTAAAGCCCAAGATATCGGTGGTTACTACCATCCAGATCTTGCGAAAGTAACAGCGGCAATGCGTCCAAGTGCGACATTGAACGCTATCATTGCTGGAATTTAATTTTAAACACCAAAGGATTCTATCCTTTTGGTGATTTTTGCCTCTTGTGAGGCAGAGTTCTATAATTCGTTTTTTATCTGTAGAGAGGTACTCTATAGATAAAAGACGATTTAATCGTCTTTTGACACTAGGAGTTGAAATGGGAAAAGGTAAACGTGTCGGAATTGTAGGTGCTGGTAATGTTGGTTCTACGATTGCATATTCTCTGGCAATGTTAGGTACCTGTCATGAGATTATCTTACGTGACAATAAAATGGAAATTGCCAAGGGAAAAGCGCTC from Sulfuricurvum sp. includes these protein-coding regions:
- a CDS encoding AsmA-like C-terminal domain-containing protein, giving the protein MNDKLITKMIAKIHFRVLLFFGLLFLTLFFGFVALVEGFTISHLKLGDIKLERVYLKWDNRLHIQASLINLNDLQSTNEPLDLQPLKYLPKAIKYAEQWIASVDIQNIVYHGTSLSLHYFRNQEGQISFNNGNNRLDGHFRLSPESLNLTFLSPSSAHHKMDGYFRVNIAEQTFSFESNLSLPNTPMLHGYIAGNTTKLTIKLESNGAFTQIATLTDFIGVDPDIRPWIVDNTQFKTAFLRTCEGEFIYDKPEAIVTSLNIHATALDVQYTFDPKISPIKAPSADIYFQKGKLHIVPNNGTFYTLPAQKSHLYIDFTTPHTMLNAFIRSTQGQLNNDILFLLNHYDIKIPLRQNSGVADVDLNLSINLHDISITAKGRFTPSPSEIEMEGFLFKTTGGSVFLDNSKVEFHGFDVHYKNIANAKVNGNFDGSKGDGEVIVLPYFCAPSGNSSHLSLLTSSNPPKITYLIRPIQDTVEISSAEWSLYGEKLHSDSLLIPIDYKKGEMLISKLPLTIPDKCSGYLSGTISTDSYSLALHLDTLNINNLSLLSKESVIHINPQSNDIVLSTPSSSLWEIGGQAISFSPSSVLYKDSSFIFNNINILLKDQFKGILQGEYSTKTEQGTLQLSNIEAINPNISRYIDTSHPQNLLIDASKEELKFHSKTLGIDVSNNNLGWNIEIADISFLSKNSPLLSYYDINNGKIILVYSPTTKRLTFDGVVEYPYSLMMVNGKSLSTYRFGGSFFNDKTTIRLNDRVTIMNDDTLHIRANNMGINGRELLRWLSDRKSGSNKISGTSSKAIHLNGNNLYLYLMENRKILIDTIDATLNSNNELDARITHGIGGADITMKDSLFYAEGANFGDHFMENIFAFSDFDGGNLSFKLSGKTDKFEGIMRIDDVILKEYKVLNNVLSFINTIPSLTTFSLPNYSTKGLRVKDTYAHFTYQNHIFNIDNYVLNSPELKIDGSGEANIKDDTLNGTLTLKSDLGSALGKVPVVGYILLGDDGSISTTLNLKGKLSDPIVETGIAKEIVSAPFNILKRTITYPFLWMIPDEKKK
- the mltG gene encoding endolytic transglycosylase MltG; translated protein: MSPITSPKIVYIPQGSVFKSIAHLREEGVNLYKFDALILRLIGQPQQGWINLEKENLSRIEYLYRLTTAKAATRSVTLIPGETTTVFLDQLANELGLDVDKLQDAYGRATTIKEGMFVPETYNIPQDINEEDVVHFLLQQSLESSKALSINYMGSYNEAKWLHIVTLASVIQKEAASIEDMPMVSSVIQNRLAKKMKLQMDGTLNYGEYSHQKVTARRIRTDESSYNTYKNGGLPEFPVCNVSKEALKAALHPKHTDYLYFVRGKNGEHVYSSYFSTHHQNIVNATK
- a CDS encoding NADP-dependent isocitrate dehydrogenase — translated: MAKIIWSVIDEAPALATYSLLPIVNAFTQAAGVEVVTSDISLAGRVIATFPERMSDAQRIPDNLAQLGVVATEPDGNIIKLPNISASIPQLKACIEELQSQGYDLPSYPEEPQTDEEKEIFARYATCLGSAVNPVLREGNSDRRAAVAVKNFAKKNPHKLRAWDPDSKTRVAHMDSNDFYGNEQSITKKGDGKVVIALNGKTLKEINAVDSEVLDGTFLSAKALRSFYAESIAEAKEKNILWSIHLKATMMKVSDPIMFGHAVSVFFKDVFEKYGSELKEIGVNPNLGLGDLYKKLAKLPADKKAEIEAAIMAVYPTQPAMAMVDSDKGITNLHASNDVIIDASLPVVVRDGGKMWNPAGKVEQCVVTIPDRCYATMYSEIIEDCKANGQFDVTTMGSVSNVGLMAQKAEEYGSHPTTFELAEDGVVTVADDSGVLMTFNVEKGDIWRMSRAKDVPIKDWVRLAVERAEIENVPVVFWLDENRAHDAEIIKKVNAYLPEFNKSGIEYHILAPEKAMSFSLKRVRAGQNTISATGNVLRDYLTDLFPILELGTSAKMLSIVPLLAGGGLFETGAGGSAPKHVEQFVNEGHLRWDSLGEFLALAESLRHINKTKNDVKLSALTAALDEANAAYLDNSKEPSRKAGEPDNKASHFFLAQYWAKALAEQTVDSELAEKFANVAKTLVENEAKIMEELLSVEGKAQDIGGYYHPDLAKVTAAMRPSATLNAIIAGI